The following are encoded together in the Aciduricibacillus chroicocephali genome:
- the spoVG gene encoding septation regulator SpoVG, translated as MEVTDVRLRRVNTDGRMRAIASITFDEEFVIHDIRVIDGNSGLFVAMPSKRTPDGEFRDIAHPINSGTRAKIQDAVLEAYERAGEEEAVELEEIGVS; from the coding sequence ATGGAAGTTACTGACGTAAGATTGCGCCGAGTAAATACAGACGGAAGAATGCGCGCGATTGCATCCATTACATTTGACGAGGAGTTTGTTATCCACGATATCCGTGTAATTGATGGCAACAGCGGACTATTTGTAGCAATGCCTTCAAAGCGCACACCGGATGGGGAATTCAGAGATATCGCACATCCGATCAATTCTGGTACACGAGCGAAGATTCAGGACGCTGTACTTGAAGCTTATGAGCGCGCTGGAGAAGAAGAAGCAGTTGAACTCGAAGAAATTGGCGTTTCTTGA
- a CDS encoding anti-sigma-F factor Fin family protein, with protein sequence MAIIYYKCRHCQQEIGKLEKREVDASMLGLHVLSDSEKSEMIEHAESGEMHIRSICDQCESTLKKYPQYYELDYFIH encoded by the coding sequence ATGGCCATCATCTACTACAAATGCAGGCATTGTCAACAGGAGATTGGTAAGCTGGAAAAACGGGAAGTCGACGCATCAATGCTCGGTCTCCATGTGCTTTCAGATTCGGAAAAAAGTGAAATGATCGAACACGCAGAAAGTGGTGAGATGCACATTAGGTCAATTTGTGATCAATGTGAATCCACATTAAAGAAATATCCGCAATACTATGAACTTGATTATTTTATACATTAA
- the purR gene encoding pur operon repressor, producing MKRSQRLVALTNHFLESPFEHVQLPYFSSKFKASKSSISEDLDIIDDMFRNEGIGYLKRIAGASGGVKYIPDYPKEKSIEIIDELCRLLEDPVRILPGGYLYMSDILGDPKTVRKIGRVFASAFAHLDIDVVITVATKGIPLAYAVATFLDVPVVIVRRDTKVTEGSSVSINYVSGNSRIQTMVLPKRSLKEGSNVCIIDDFMKAGGTITGMKSLLEEFHANVKAIGVLAEADDEEDERVVDDYTSLLKITNVDTRGKQIEVKRGNFNS from the coding sequence ATGAAAAGAAGTCAGCGTTTAGTCGCTTTGACAAATCATTTTTTGGAAAGTCCATTTGAACATGTCCAGCTTCCTTATTTTTCAAGTAAGTTTAAGGCGTCCAAATCCTCTATTAGTGAGGACCTGGATATCATAGATGATATGTTTCGCAATGAAGGGATCGGCTATTTGAAACGTATCGCCGGGGCTTCGGGTGGTGTTAAATACATCCCTGATTATCCTAAAGAGAAAAGTATTGAGATCATTGATGAGTTATGCCGTCTTTTGGAGGATCCGGTAAGAATTTTGCCAGGCGGATATTTGTACATGAGTGACATTCTTGGTGATCCGAAAACTGTACGCAAAATCGGCCGTGTTTTTGCTTCGGCCTTTGCCCATCTCGATATTGATGTGGTCATTACAGTTGCTACTAAGGGAATACCGCTTGCTTATGCAGTTGCAACATTTCTTGACGTACCCGTGGTCATTGTACGGAGAGATACAAAAGTGACAGAAGGCTCTTCAGTTAGCATCAACTATGTCTCAGGCAATTCACGAATTCAGACAATGGTATTGCCAAAGCGCAGCTTGAAAGAAGGCTCGAATGTATGCATCATTGATGATTTCATGAAAGCTGGGGGAACGATTACTGGCATGAAGAGTTTACTGGAAGAGTTCCATGCAAATGTGAAGGCAATTGGTGTTCTTGCTGAAGCTGATGATGAAGAGGATGAGCGTGTTGTTGATGACTATACATCACTTCTCAAAATTACGAACGTGGATACAAGAGGAAAACAGATTGAAGTAAAGCGAGGAAATTTTAATAGTTGA
- the pth gene encoding aminoacyl-tRNA hydrolase, which translates to MKCIVGLGNPGRNYAKTRHNIGFMAIDELLDRNGWKLDKSKFNGIYALEHFYGDKIILLEPQTYMNLSGECIRPLMDFYDIPIEDLIVIYDDLDLPCGEIRLREKGGHGGHNGIRSMIDHLGTKDFKRIRLGIGRPRGGMAVSDYVLGTFSKDETELVGASVKLAADACDAFLKKPFPEVMTEFNTKA; encoded by the coding sequence ATGAAATGCATTGTTGGCCTCGGAAACCCGGGCAGAAATTATGCGAAAACCAGACATAATATCGGCTTCATGGCTATTGATGAACTTCTAGACCGTAACGGCTGGAAGCTCGATAAATCAAAGTTTAATGGAATTTATGCACTTGAACATTTCTATGGGGATAAAATAATCCTTCTGGAACCGCAAACTTACATGAATCTTTCTGGTGAATGTATTCGTCCGCTTATGGACTTTTATGATATACCAATTGAGGATCTGATTGTAATTTATGATGATCTGGACTTACCTTGCGGAGAAATCCGTTTACGTGAAAAGGGAGGCCATGGTGGTCATAACGGTATTCGCTCCATGATTGATCATTTGGGGACTAAGGATTTCAAGCGTATACGTCTTGGAATTGGGCGTCCTAGAGGTGGCATGGCTGTTTCAGATTACGTACTCGGCACTTTTTCTAAAGATGAGACAGAATTGGTCGGGGCCAGTGTCAAGCTTGCAGCTGATGCATGTGATGCTTTTCTTAAGAAGCCTTTCCCTGAAGTCATGACTGAATTCAATACAAAAGCATAG
- the mfd gene encoding transcription-repair coupling factor encodes MKGIIQLLQEKEDFRSIVDGFKGGMKEQLAAGLSGSARSLLVSMLDASLKKPVLIVTHQLSQAQQLYDDLSELAGRDHVHLYPVNELIASEIAIASPELKSQRIDALTAWSKSDSGILVVPVAALKRILPPVEYWSSYQLRFVLGEDIPIDDYLTSLVDMGYERVPMVTAPGEFSVRGGIIDIYPITSANPVRIELFDEEVDSIRYFDADTQRSLEKLEQILIEPASEMLVTHRDMKAASEKLEAAYEDTFKKLKTQEERDKLDASMLHDIERLKQGEHFQEMYKYASYLYEKPASLLDYLPKQGLIVFDELSRIQETAHHLDKEEAEWQISLLESQQLVPGSRLSFDWETIRSSFKHQRLYLSVFLRHIPNTQPENIINLSSRAMQEFHGQMSLLKTEMQRWEKGGFSVVILAADHERAEKVHSILGDYDIEATVTDDLEFPLQIPVIVTGSLSNGVELPMHKLVLLTDQELFKMKPKRRKRRQKISNAERIKSYQELKVGDYVVHENHGIGKYIGIETLEMNKMHKDYMLIKYSGDDKLFVPIDQIDLVQKFVGSEGKEPKLYKLGGTEWTKVKRKVQTTVEDIADDLIKLYAEREARKGYAFSPDSDMQRAFETAFPYQETEDQLRCIEEIKIDMEKARPMDRLLCGDVGYGKTEVAIRAAFKAVADGKQVAILVPTTILAQQHFETIQERFQDYAINIGLLSRFRTKKQQTETIEGLRKGLVDVVVGTHRLLSKDIIYKDLGLLIVDEEQRFGVKHKEKIKQLKTNVDVLTLTATPIPRTLHMSMLGVRDLSVIETPPENRFPIQTYVMEYNPVFVREAIEREMARGGQVFYLYNRVENIERVAQEIGTLVEGARVGFAHGQMNESELENVMLGFLEGEFDVLVSTTIIETGVDIPNVNTLIVHDADKMGLSQLYQLRGRVGRSNRVAYAYFTYQKDKVLTEVAEKRLQAIKEFTELGSGFKIAMRDLSIRGAGNLLGSQQHGFIDSVGFDMYSKMLKDTIDAKIAGKEIDEVRTFEPELNLRIDAYIPDSYISDEKQKIDIYKQFQALENSEDVIALREEMIDRFGDYPQEVENLFIATSLKMAAKAERVETIIEKPQQIDLRIEEARSKQIDGSKLFDMATEFGRNVQLGTEKNNLKAVFKWKKESAEERYELVRKFITKLEGLNRAE; translated from the coding sequence ATGAAAGGGATTATACAATTGCTTCAGGAAAAAGAAGACTTCCGCTCCATTGTCGATGGATTCAAGGGAGGAATGAAAGAACAGTTGGCTGCTGGTTTGTCCGGCTCTGCACGCAGCCTGCTCGTGTCAATGCTTGACGCGTCATTGAAAAAGCCCGTACTGATTGTTACACATCAGCTTTCCCAGGCACAGCAACTCTATGATGATCTAAGTGAGCTTGCGGGACGCGATCATGTCCATCTTTATCCGGTGAATGAGCTGATTGCATCGGAAATTGCTATTGCCAGCCCTGAGTTAAAAAGTCAGCGCATTGATGCCTTAACGGCCTGGTCCAAGTCGGACTCGGGTATTTTGGTAGTACCAGTTGCTGCATTGAAGCGAATATTGCCGCCTGTTGAATACTGGTCTTCTTATCAGCTCAGGTTCGTACTTGGCGAGGATATCCCTATTGATGATTATCTGACATCTCTCGTTGATATGGGATATGAACGGGTGCCCATGGTTACAGCACCTGGTGAGTTCAGTGTGCGTGGCGGTATTATTGATATTTATCCAATTACAAGTGCTAATCCAGTTCGTATTGAGCTTTTTGATGAAGAAGTTGATTCAATTCGCTATTTCGACGCTGATACACAGCGTTCTCTTGAAAAACTCGAACAGATTTTGATTGAACCTGCTTCTGAAATGCTTGTCACCCACCGTGATATGAAAGCCGCGTCGGAAAAGCTGGAGGCGGCATATGAGGACACCTTTAAGAAACTGAAAACTCAGGAAGAGAGAGATAAGCTTGACGCTTCCATGCTTCACGATATTGAGCGGCTGAAGCAAGGAGAACATTTCCAGGAGATGTATAAGTATGCGAGTTATTTATACGAGAAACCTGCTAGCCTGCTTGATTATTTGCCGAAGCAGGGATTGATTGTATTCGATGAATTGAGCCGTATCCAGGAAACAGCTCATCATTTAGACAAGGAAGAGGCAGAATGGCAAATTAGCCTGCTTGAATCCCAACAGCTTGTTCCAGGAAGCAGGCTTTCCTTTGACTGGGAAACAATTCGCTCCTCGTTCAAGCATCAGCGTCTATATTTGTCCGTATTCCTACGTCATATTCCGAATACGCAGCCTGAGAACATCATTAATCTGTCCTCGAGGGCGATGCAGGAATTCCACGGGCAAATGAGTTTGCTTAAGACGGAAATGCAACGCTGGGAAAAGGGTGGTTTTTCTGTCGTTATTCTCGCAGCCGATCATGAGCGGGCGGAGAAAGTCCATTCAATTCTAGGAGACTATGATATTGAAGCAACTGTTACGGATGATCTGGAGTTTCCGCTCCAAATACCAGTAATTGTTACAGGCAGTCTTTCCAATGGTGTTGAACTGCCGATGCACAAACTCGTGCTTTTAACAGATCAGGAATTGTTTAAAATGAAGCCGAAACGGCGAAAGCGCCGACAGAAAATTTCCAATGCCGAACGGATTAAGAGCTATCAGGAATTGAAAGTCGGTGACTATGTCGTCCATGAAAATCATGGGATCGGAAAGTACATCGGTATTGAAACGCTTGAAATGAACAAGATGCACAAAGACTATATGCTCATCAAGTATTCTGGAGATGATAAACTCTTTGTGCCAATTGACCAGATTGATCTCGTCCAAAAGTTTGTCGGATCGGAAGGCAAAGAGCCTAAACTGTACAAGCTTGGCGGAACTGAGTGGACAAAGGTTAAACGTAAGGTTCAGACTACTGTTGAGGATATAGCTGACGATCTTATTAAACTTTATGCCGAGAGAGAAGCTCGCAAGGGTTATGCTTTTTCGCCGGATTCGGACATGCAGCGTGCTTTTGAAACGGCGTTCCCATACCAGGAAACAGAGGATCAGCTCCGTTGTATTGAAGAAATCAAAATAGATATGGAAAAGGCGCGTCCAATGGATCGCTTGCTCTGTGGAGACGTAGGTTATGGCAAGACGGAAGTAGCAATTCGTGCTGCCTTTAAAGCAGTCGCGGATGGCAAGCAAGTTGCAATCCTTGTGCCGACAACAATTCTTGCCCAGCAGCATTTCGAAACGATTCAGGAGCGATTCCAAGATTATGCGATCAATATTGGCCTTCTAAGTCGTTTCCGTACGAAAAAACAGCAAACTGAAACGATTGAAGGTTTGCGTAAAGGTCTTGTAGATGTCGTTGTCGGGACACACCGTCTGCTGTCCAAGGATATTATCTATAAGGATCTTGGATTGCTTATTGTCGATGAAGAACAGCGTTTTGGTGTGAAACATAAGGAGAAAATTAAACAGTTAAAAACAAATGTCGATGTGCTGACTCTTACAGCTACGCCGATTCCGCGTACACTTCATATGTCAATGCTCGGTGTCCGTGATCTTTCTGTTATTGAGACACCGCCGGAGAACCGTTTCCCAATCCAGACATATGTCATGGAGTATAATCCTGTATTCGTAAGAGAAGCAATAGAGCGGGAAATGGCACGAGGAGGGCAGGTTTTCTACCTCTATAATAGAGTGGAAAATATCGAACGTGTCGCACAGGAAATCGGAACACTCGTAGAAGGTGCACGGGTCGGTTTTGCTCACGGTCAGATGAATGAGTCTGAATTGGAGAACGTCATGCTTGGTTTCCTTGAAGGTGAATTCGATGTCCTTGTCAGTACGACAATCATTGAGACCGGAGTTGACATTCCAAATGTAAACACTCTTATCGTTCACGATGCTGATAAGATGGGTCTCAGCCAGCTCTATCAGCTGCGCGGCAGAGTCGGACGTTCCAATCGTGTAGCATATGCCTATTTCACATACCAAAAGGATAAAGTGCTAACAGAAGTCGCCGAAAAACGTCTTCAGGCAATCAAGGAATTCACGGAACTTGGTTCTGGATTCAAGATAGCAATGCGAGACTTATCAATCCGAGGTGCAGGGAATCTTCTCGGTTCTCAACAACATGGGTTTATCGACTCGGTTGGTTTCGACATGTATTCGAAAATGCTTAAAGATACAATTGATGCTAAAATTGCAGGCAAGGAAATCGATGAAGTACGGACATTTGAGCCAGAGCTCAATTTGCGTATTGATGCTTATATTCCGGATTCTTATATCTCGGATGAGAAGCAGAAAATCGATATTTATAAGCAGTTCCAAGCGTTGGAAAATAGCGAGGATGTCATTGCGCTTCGTGAAGAGATGATTGATCGTTTTGGTGATTATCCTCAGGAAGTAGAGAACTTGTTCATCGCAACTTCACTTAAAATGGCGGCCAAGGCAGAACGTGTTGAAACGATCATTGAGAAGCCGCAGCAGATTGATTTGCGCATAGAAGAGGCTCGCAGCAAGCAAATTGACGGTTCGAAGTTGTTCGATATGGCAACGGAATTCGGCAGAAATGTTCAGCTCGGTACAGAGAAAAACAATCTGAAAGCTGTTTTCAAATGGAAGAAGGAGAGCGCGGAAGAACGCTATGAGCTTGTCCGGAAATTCATTACAAAGCTGGAGGGACTTAATCGCGCAGAATAA
- the glmU gene encoding bifunctional UDP-N-acetylglucosamine diphosphorylase/glucosamine-1-phosphate N-acetyltransferase GlmU, giving the protein MSNRFAVILAAGKGTRMKSKLYKVLHPVMGRPMVQHVITQLQPVDLEEIVTVVGFGAEQVAEVVGDASKFAIQEEQLGTGHAVQQAEEVIGSKEGTTIVVCGDTPLITAETYQALFEHHEKEGAKATILTACADNPAGYGRVIRDADGEVSRIVEHKDANAEELKINEINTGTYCFDNELLFAALKNVSNENAQGEYYLPDVIEILREQGEKVTAFMTGDFAETLGVNDRVALAEAEKTMRRRVNEQHMRNGVSIIDPENTYIGPDVEIGQDTVIHPGTVISGETKIGSESVIGPNSEIINCIIGDCTTVKHSVAADSRIGDKVNVGPFAHLRPQSDIGDEAKIGNFVEIKKSEIGHGSKVSHLSYIGDSEVGKKVNVGCGTITVNYDGQNKFVTKIEDEAFIGCNSNLVAPVSVGKGAYVAAGSTITANVPADAMSIARSRQTNKEGYALKLKKD; this is encoded by the coding sequence ATGTCAAATCGTTTTGCAGTAATTCTTGCTGCGGGAAAAGGTACCCGAATGAAATCGAAATTATATAAAGTGCTGCACCCGGTCATGGGGAGACCGATGGTTCAGCATGTAATCACACAGCTTCAGCCAGTTGATCTTGAGGAAATTGTAACAGTGGTCGGTTTTGGTGCGGAGCAGGTCGCAGAAGTTGTTGGCGACGCAAGCAAATTCGCAATCCAGGAAGAACAGCTGGGCACAGGCCATGCCGTACAACAGGCTGAGGAAGTTATCGGCAGCAAAGAAGGAACAACAATTGTAGTATGCGGAGATACACCACTTATTACAGCAGAGACATATCAGGCATTGTTTGAGCATCATGAAAAAGAAGGCGCGAAGGCGACAATCCTGACAGCTTGTGCTGATAATCCTGCGGGCTACGGTCGTGTCATTCGTGATGCTGATGGAGAAGTGTCACGAATTGTTGAGCATAAGGATGCGAATGCTGAAGAACTGAAAATAAATGAAATCAACACGGGTACTTATTGTTTTGACAATGAATTGCTATTTGCAGCCCTGAAAAATGTTTCTAATGAAAACGCCCAAGGTGAATACTATTTGCCGGATGTCATTGAGATTTTGCGTGAACAAGGTGAGAAAGTCACTGCATTTATGACTGGTGATTTTGCCGAGACTTTAGGTGTCAATGATCGGGTGGCGCTTGCGGAAGCAGAGAAGACAATGAGAAGAAGAGTGAATGAGCAACATATGCGCAATGGCGTTTCCATTATTGACCCAGAAAATACTTATATTGGTCCAGATGTGGAAATTGGGCAAGATACGGTCATACATCCGGGTACAGTCATCTCTGGGGAGACAAAAATTGGTTCTGAATCCGTTATTGGACCGAACAGTGAAATTATTAATTGCATCATTGGAGATTGTACAACTGTAAAGCATAGTGTAGCGGCTGACAGCCGTATCGGTGATAAGGTAAATGTCGGCCCGTTTGCCCACTTGCGTCCGCAATCAGATATTGGAGATGAAGCGAAAATCGGCAACTTCGTCGAAATTAAGAAGTCGGAAATTGGCCACGGCAGCAAAGTTTCACACCTGAGTTATATAGGAGATTCCGAAGTTGGGAAGAAAGTTAACGTCGGATGTGGTACAATTACAGTAAACTATGATGGCCAGAATAAATTCGTAACGAAGATAGAGGATGAAGCCTTCATCGGCTGTAACTCAAATCTTGTTGCGCCTGTTTCAGTAGGTAAAGGGGCTTATGTAGCAGCTGGGTCGACTATTACTGCTAACGTGCCAGCAGATGCTATGTCCATTGCCAGGTCAAGACAGACGAATAAAGAAGGCTATGCCTTAAAACTGAAAAAAGATTAA
- a CDS encoding small, acid-soluble spore protein, alpha/beta type, which yields MARRGGIMSDQLKEEIAKELGFYDTVQKEGWGGIRARDAGNMVKRAIEKAEEAIAQKGHS from the coding sequence ATGGCCAGACGAGGCGGCATCATGTCAGACCAATTAAAAGAGGAAATTGCTAAGGAACTGGGCTTTTACGACACTGTACAGAAAGAGGGCTGGGGAGGCATCAGGGCGAGAGACGCTGGAAACATGGTGAAACGAGCCATCGAAAAAGCCGAAGAAGCAATCGCGCAAAAAGGACACAGCTAA
- the ispE gene encoding 4-(cytidine 5'-diphospho)-2-C-methyl-D-erythritol kinase — translation MVLYEKAPAKVNLLLDVLGKRTDGYHEVAMVMTTVDLFDRLEFHELKEDRIEVLLESRFVPSDERNLAYKAAAALKKKYGIKEGIQIKIEKSIPVSAGLGGGSSDAAAVLRGLNRLWSLNLSNDELADLGAGIGSDIPFCVHGRTALATGRGEKIQELPSPPPCWVVLAKLDIGVSSRTVFENLELDGIPHPNLERMLKAIEDKDFAGVCANLGNVLECVTLDLHPDVATLRKRMEQLGATGVLMSGSGPTIYGLVSQEAKAHRLYNGLRGFCDEVHVVRMLG, via the coding sequence ATGGTTCTTTATGAGAAGGCTCCGGCAAAGGTGAATTTGCTGCTTGATGTGCTTGGTAAGCGGACGGATGGGTATCATGAAGTGGCAATGGTGATGACAACAGTTGATTTGTTTGACCGGTTGGAGTTTCACGAGCTAAAGGAAGATAGGATTGAAGTATTGCTGGAAAGCCGGTTTGTTCCAAGCGATGAACGGAATTTGGCTTATAAAGCCGCAGCTGCATTAAAGAAGAAGTATGGAATCAAGGAAGGGATTCAGATTAAAATTGAAAAAAGCATTCCTGTTTCAGCAGGACTTGGCGGAGGAAGCAGTGATGCAGCTGCAGTTCTAAGAGGTCTGAATCGTCTTTGGTCACTAAATCTATCGAATGATGAGCTTGCAGATTTGGGAGCCGGAATTGGTTCAGATATTCCTTTCTGTGTACATGGCCGTACTGCTCTGGCGACCGGTCGAGGGGAGAAAATCCAGGAGCTTCCATCGCCACCGCCATGCTGGGTAGTGCTGGCTAAACTGGATATCGGTGTTTCTTCCCGTACTGTTTTTGAAAACTTGGAATTGGACGGTATTCCACATCCGAATCTTGAACGAATGCTCAAGGCAATTGAGGATAAAGATTTTGCAGGAGTTTGCGCTAACCTGGGAAATGTGCTGGAGTGCGTGACGTTGGATCTTCATCCGGATGTGGCAACTTTGCGTAAAAGGATGGAACAGCTAGGGGCAACAGGTGTCCTGATGAGCGGAAGCGGGCCGACAATTTACGGACTTGTTTCTCAAGAGGCGAAAGCCCACCGTCTATATAATGGGTTGCGAGGATTTTGTGATGAAGTCCACGTTGTTCGTATGCTCGGTTAA
- the spoVT gene encoding stage V sporulation protein T: MKATGIVRRIDDLGRVVIPKEIRRTLRIREGDPLEIFVDREGEVILKKYSPIHELGAFAQEYADALFDSLQNPVFIADRDEIIAIAGESKKDYLNKSISRDIDRMIEARQPQLYSENKKLEIVDDREEELAAYCVSPIIANGDPIGCVMIFSKEDKLGLVEEKSIVTAASFLAKQME, encoded by the coding sequence ATGAAAGCAACAGGTATTGTAAGGCGCATTGATGATCTGGGCAGGGTCGTCATTCCAAAGGAGATCAGGAGGACACTCCGCATCCGGGAAGGAGACCCGCTTGAGATTTTTGTCGACCGAGAAGGTGAAGTAATCCTTAAGAAGTACTCTCCAATTCATGAACTTGGTGCGTTTGCACAGGAATACGCCGATGCACTGTTTGATTCACTGCAGAATCCGGTATTCATTGCAGATCGTGATGAGATCATTGCCATTGCAGGGGAATCAAAGAAAGATTATTTGAACAAAAGCATCAGTAGAGATATTGACCGTATGATTGAAGCGCGTCAACCTCAGTTGTATTCTGAAAACAAGAAACTTGAAATTGTTGATGACAGAGAAGAAGAACTTGCCGCGTATTGTGTAAGCCCGATTATTGCCAATGGAGATCCAATCGGTTGTGTTATGATTTTCTCCAAAGAAGACAAGCTTGGGCTTGTGGAGGAAAAGTCGATCGTTACGGCGGCTAGTTTTCTTGCGAAGCAAATGGAGTAG
- the veg gene encoding biofilm formation stimulator Veg: MVKSLIEIKQTLDGQIGKRLQLTANGGRRKTVIRSGVLADTYPSVFVVELDQDENAFERVSYSYADILTEAVEINFLDDLTTAMAAEQ; the protein is encoded by the coding sequence ATAGTGAAATCATTAATCGAGATCAAGCAGACTCTTGATGGCCAGATTGGGAAACGTTTGCAGCTGACTGCCAATGGTGGTCGTAGAAAAACGGTTATCCGTTCCGGGGTCCTCGCGGATACGTATCCATCGGTATTCGTTGTTGAACTGGATCAAGACGAAAATGCATTCGAACGTGTTTCCTATAGCTATGCTGACATTTTGACCGAAGCCGTAGAAATTAACTTCCTTGATGATTTAACTACAGCAATGGCTGCCGAGCAGTAA
- a CDS encoding ribose-phosphate diphosphokinase, with protein sequence MTSRYKDPSLKLFSLNSNHKLAEDIAAHIGTPLGKCSVNTFSDGEIQINIEESIRGCDVYVIQSTSAPVNQHLMEVLIMIDALKRASARSINIVMPYYGYARQDRKARSREPITAKLVADLLETAGADRVITLDLHAPQIQAFFDIPIDHLQAVGLLSDYFASKQLEDIVVVSPDHGGVTRARKMADRLKAPIGIIDKRRPRPNVAEVMNIVGNIEGRTAILIDDIIDTAGTITLAANALIENGAKEVYACCTHPVLSGPAIERIDNSAIKELVVTNTITLPSEKNIEKITQLSVAPLIGEALIRVHEQQSVSSLFD encoded by the coding sequence ATGACATCTCGCTACAAGGATCCATCACTGAAGTTGTTTTCTCTTAATTCCAATCATAAGCTGGCAGAGGATATTGCGGCACATATCGGAACACCGCTCGGTAAGTGTTCTGTAAATACTTTCAGTGATGGCGAGATCCAGATCAACATTGAAGAAAGCATTCGCGGGTGTGATGTTTACGTTATCCAGTCAACATCTGCTCCGGTGAACCAGCATCTTATGGAAGTGCTGATCATGATCGATGCATTGAAACGCGCATCTGCACGTTCTATCAACATCGTCATGCCTTATTACGGCTATGCAAGACAGGACCGGAAAGCTCGTTCACGTGAACCGATTACAGCTAAATTGGTGGCAGATCTTCTTGAGACAGCCGGTGCTGACCGTGTCATCACGCTTGACTTGCATGCACCGCAGATCCAGGCATTCTTCGACATTCCAATCGACCATCTTCAGGCAGTCGGCCTACTCTCCGACTACTTTGCATCCAAGCAGCTTGAGGATATCGTTGTTGTATCTCCGGATCACGGCGGCGTTACAAGAGCACGTAAGATGGCCGATCGCCTTAAGGCACCAATCGGCATCATTGACAAGCGACGTCCACGTCCGAATGTAGCAGAAGTCATGAATATCGTTGGTAATATCGAGGGAAGAACAGCTATCCTGATTGATGATATCATTGATACAGCAGGCACAATTACACTTGCTGCCAATGCTTTGATTGAGAATGGTGCGAAAGAAGTTTATGCATGCTGTACGCATCCGGTTCTTTCTGGACCTGCGATTGAGCGCATTGACAACTCTGCAATCAAGGAGCTTGTTGTAACGAACACGATTACATTGCCAAGCGAGAAAAATATTGAAAAAATCACCCAGCTATCCGTAGCACCGCTCATCGGCGAAGCGCTTATTCGCGTCCATGAGCAACAGTCAGTCAGCAGTCTTTTCGATTAA
- a CDS encoding 50S ribosomal protein L25/general stress protein Ctc produces the protein MAVTLSAKSRENLKKSATKHIRKEGLVPGVVYGREEASQPISINELELVKTVRDEGKNAIISLNVEGSKSFDVMLHDYQMDPIKNELTHVDFFVVNMSEELEATVPVQVVGEAKGAKEGGVLQQPVFELVVSAKPKDIPETIEIDVSALEIGDVLTVADLPKDANYRVVDDSDSTLATVTAPTVVEDTDTADAEGSAEPERVGEKKEEAAE, from the coding sequence ATGGCAGTCACACTTAGTGCAAAATCAAGAGAAAATTTGAAGAAATCAGCTACGAAACACATTCGCAAGGAAGGACTTGTTCCTGGAGTCGTATACGGCAGGGAAGAAGCTTCGCAACCGATTTCCATCAATGAACTTGAGCTTGTCAAAACGGTGCGAGATGAAGGGAAAAATGCAATCATTTCACTAAATGTGGAAGGGAGCAAATCCTTCGATGTCATGCTTCATGACTATCAGATGGACCCAATCAAGAATGAACTGACTCACGTTGATTTCTTTGTAGTCAACATGTCTGAGGAATTGGAAGCGACTGTACCAGTCCAGGTGGTTGGAGAAGCAAAAGGCGCCAAAGAAGGCGGAGTCCTTCAGCAGCCAGTCTTTGAGCTTGTCGTCAGTGCCAAACCTAAGGATATTCCAGAAACAATTGAAATTGACGTCAGTGCACTTGAAATCGGTGATGTTCTGACAGTCGCTGATTTGCCAAAAGATGCAAATTACAGAGTGGTTGACGATTCGGATTCGACACTTGCGACAGTAACAGCACCAACTGTTGTTGAAGATACAGATACTGCTGACGCAGAAGGAAGTGCCGAGCCGGAACGTGTAGGTGAGAAAAAAGAAGAAGCTGCAGAATAA